A stretch of DNA from Mycobacterium senriense:
ACTCAAGTGGTTTGCCGGATTACTCGGCGACGTTCGCGATTGCCAAGTCCAACGCGCCCGGTTCGATCAGGTGCTCGACGGCATGCCCGACGAACTGATCCTCGGTCCGGTCAAATCGCGGATCGGCGATCATTTTGCATCCATCGAGCTTCCGGCACGCAAACACATCGACGAGACAATGGAATCCGCGCGCTACCAGAGCATGATGGCCGCGCTGCGACGCTGGCGCGCCGAACCTCCCATCGCGGGGGCCGTGGCGGCCGCGGCGCTGCGACAGCGGGCGCGCCGTGCACAGCGCAAGGCGGACCGGCGGTTGGCGGCCGCGCTCGAATCCGGAGACGCCGCGATGCTGCACCGCGCGCGCAAAGCGGCCAAGCGTGCCCGGTACGCCGCCGAACTCTGCGACCCGTTGGGCAAGCGAAATCGCGCCAAACGAACCATCAAGCGCTACAAGCGAATCCAGAGCACGCTGGGCGATCATCAGGACTGCGTGGTAGCCGCGGAAGCGCTGCGCAGGATGGGCTTGGCGGCGGGAACCACGGTCGGAGAGAACGGCTTTACCTTCGGCATGATGTATGCGCGCGAACAGCAGATCGCTCGCCAATGCCGTCACGACGCCCGGCGGCTCTGACGGGCAACACGGGCCGCGGCTTCGACTATCGCGCGTCGCGGTGGTTGCCGTGCCGGGGCTGTTGGGCGTCGGTCGGCCGCTCCCCGCTCCACGCGGTATCGCGCTCGGCGCCGGACTGGTCCGTGGCCGCGCCTGGGTCGGCCTTGACTTTCGGGTCGATGCTGTCGGCGCGCTCCCACTGCTGTTGGACTTCTTCGCGTGATGCGGCGGCCTCGCTCTGGTGCGCGCCCGCCCGATCCTGCAGCCGTGCTGCCTCCGCGGCTTTGGCCTCGGCCTCCGCCTGCGCGGCACGCGCCTTTGCTGCCGTCTCGGCGGCAAGCGCTTCACGGCGTTCAACCTTCTGCGTCTGCACACTGGCCTCTTGACGGATTCGTGCGGCTTCGCGCTGACGGCGGTGGATCGTGGCCCGCCTGGCCACGATGATCAGGACGACGACTAAGACGACTGCTACCGCGGCGATCACAATCCAGGTGATCTGGTTGGTACTCATGGCGAGCTCCGTTTGATCGATCGATGTTTGCTATTCCCGGGCTGCCCCGTCCTAGCCGGTTGCCCTCTTCGGCACGAATCAAACCAGTTGCACGGTTACTGCGAGGTCAGCGACCTCTCGCCGATGGCCTCCGGGCCCGCAGGCAGGCGGCAGCTCGATGCGGTGCACTGGGCCAGAATGGTGTCATGACGCTGGACCTGGATGGGTACTTCGACCGCATCAACTACCGCGGCGCCCCCGAGCCGACCCTCGAGGTGCTGCAGGAGCTGATGACCGCGCACACGGGGTCGATTCCGTTCGAGAACCTCGACCCGCTGATGGGGGTGCCGGTCGACGACCTGAGTCCGGAAGCCCTGACCGACAAGCTGGTCCGCCGTCGCCGCGGCGGTTACTGCTACGAGCAGAACGGCCTAATGGGGTACGTGCTGACCGAGATCGGGTTTCGGGTGCGGCGGTTGGCCGGCCGGGTGGTCTGGATGCTACCGCCCGACACGCCGCTGGGCGCCCAGACGCACACGGTGCTGGCGGTGACGTTCCCGGGATCGCAGGGTTCATTCCTGGTCGACGTCGGGTTCGGTGGCCAGACCCTGACCTCACCCATTCGCTTTCAGACCGGGAACACCCAGCAGACCACGCACGAGCCGTACCGGCTCAACGACCGCGGCGACGGCCTGGTCCTGCAAGCCCTGGTCCGCGACGAGTGGCAACCCCTGTACATCTTCGGCACGAACACCGTGCCGCAGGTCGATCTGCGGGTCGGCAGCTGGTACGTGTCCACGCACCCGTCCTCGATCTTCGTGACCGGCCTGATGGTCGCGCGGACCACCGAGGACGCCCGCTACAACCTGGCCGGGCGCAACCTGACCATCCACCGCGCCGACGGCAGCGAGAAGATCCGTTTGGACGACGCGGCGGCGGTCGTCGACGTGCTCGGTGAGCGGTTCGGCATCGACCTGACGGGCATCGGCGACCGCGGTGCGCTCGAGGCGCGCATCGCGCAGGTGCTCGACGCGTAGCGCCCGGCCGCATTTCGCTAGCGGGCCGAGAGCCAGGGACCCAGGCGCCGCATCGCTTCCTCGATGTCGTTCGTCGGCCCCGCGAAGGACAGCCGGACGTACGAATTCCCGCGCGTGGTGTCGAAGTCGATGCCCGGTGCGATCGCAACACCGGTCTCTGCCAACAACTTTGAACAGAACTCCATCGAGTCGTCGGTGAACTCCGAGACGTCGGCGTACACGTAGAAGGCGCCGTCGGTCGGTGCCAGGCGTTCGATGCCGATGCTGCGCAGCCCGTTCAGCACCAGCGAGCGATTGGTCGCGTAGTGATGCAGGTGGCCGTCGGCTTCGGCGGTGGCCTCCGGGGTGAAGGCCGCCACCGCGGCGAGTTGGGACAGCACGGGCGGGCAGATGGTGAAGTTCCCGGTGAGGCAATCCACCGCGCGGCGCAGCTCGGGGGGCACCAGCAGCCAGCCCAGCCGCCAGCCGGTCATCGCGTAGTACTTGGAAAAGCTGTTGACCACCACGGCATTTCGCGATGTCTGCCACGCACAACTGGTCTGCGGTGCCCCTTCGTAGACCAGACCGTGGTAGACCTCGTCGCTGATCAGCCGCGCACCTGTCGCGTCGCACCAGGACGCGATGGCGGCCAGCTCTGCCGGCTCGATGACGGTGCCCGTCGGATTGGCCGGGCTCGCCACGATGACCCCCTGCACCGGCGGGTCGAGCTCGGCCAGCATCTGCGCGGTCGGCTGGAAACGCGTCTCGGGGCCGCAGGGGATCTCCACCACCTCGCAGCCCAACGCGGACAAGATATTTCGGTAGCACGGGTAGCCGGGGCTGGCCAGCGCCACCCGGTCACCGACGTCGAAGCACGCCAGGAAGGTGAGCAGGAAGCCGCCCGAGGAGCCCGTGGTGATAACCACCGCGTCCGGTTCGACGTCGAGCCCGTGCTGGCGCTGATAGTCCGCGGCGATCGCGGCGCGGAGCTCGGGGGTGCCCAACGACACCGAGTAACCCAGCTCGTTGGAATGCACGGCGGCGGCCGCGGCCGCTCGGACCGGCTCGGGCGCCCCCACGCTGGGCTGGCCCGCCGACAGGTTGACCAGGTCGCCGTGGCTGCGCTGGCGTTCCGCGGCCGCCAGCCAGACATCCATCACATAAAACGGGGGGATGCCGGCGCGCAGCGAGACACGGTCGGTCACGGCGTCTTGAGTACCTCGGATGCCAGGCGCTTAAGCAAATCTTGCGACGACTCCAGCAGATGCGCACTGCCGTGGGCGCGCTTGAAGTACAGGTGCATGTCGTGCTCCCAGGTGATCGCGATGCCGCCGTGCAGCTGGATGCCCTCGGCGGCCACCGTGTTCAGCGCTTCGGTGGCGGCCAGGCGGGCGGCGGCAGCGTTGGTGGAAGTGGGATCATCGCAAGCGTCGGCGACGACGGTCTTCGCGGCGGCGACGATGACGTACAGGTCGGCCATCCGATGCTTGAGGGCCTGGAAGCTGCCGATCGGCCGGCCGAATTGCACTCGGTCCTTGGCGTATCCGACGGTCAGTTCCAAACAGCGCTCGGCGGCCCCGATCTGCTCGGCGGCCAGCAGGACGGCCGCCCTGTCCGCCAGACCCGGGTCGGTGCCGATCGACTCGGTCTCCTCGGCCGTCAGTCGCGCCAGCCGCCGGGTGGGGTCCATGGTGGTGACGGCCTCCGCACCGAACCGCGTCCACCTGCTCACCTTGCCGTCCTCGACGGCGACCACGACGTCCGCGACATCACCGTTCACCACGTAGTCGGCATCGAGCACCAGGGCGCCGATCGAGGCGCCCTCGGCGAGGTCTTCCAGCGTCGCGGCGTCCGGCTCGGTCGCGCTCAACAGCGCCAGCTCGGCCAGCGTGGTGCCCAGCAGCGGGGAGGGCACCAGGGCGCGGCCGAGCTCCTGCAAAACGGCTGCGGCATCGGCCAATTCGCCGCCCGCACCGCCCAACTCCTCGGGTATCACCAGGGCCGCCGCGCCGACCTGCTCGCACAGCAGCTGCCACAGTGATTCGTCGTAGCCGCGGTCGGACTCCATGGCCGCACGCACGGCCGCCGGGCCGGCGTGCTTGGCCACCAGGGCGGCGACGGTCTCGCGGAGTAGCTCGCGTTCTTCAGTCATAGCGCCTCCAGCACTCGCCGCCGATGTCCCGCCGGCGTTCCCCAGGCCGACCGCAATGCCTGCACGCGCAGCAGCAACAGCGACAGGTCGTGTTCCTGGGTGAAACCGATTGCGCCGTGGGTCTGCAACGCCGACCGCGCCGCCAGCAGCCCCGCCTCGGATGCGGCCGCCTTGGCGGCGCTGACATCCCGCGGGTCCATCGTCAACGCCGCGCCGTAGACCAGCGGCCGGGCCAGTTCGATGGCGATGTGCACGTCGGCGAGCTTGTGCTTGATCGCCTGATACGAGCCGATCACCCGGCCGAACTGGGTGCGCTGCTTGGCGTAGTCGACCGCGCCGTCGCGCAGCGCCTCGGCCGCACCGATCAGCTGGGCCGCGGTGGCCAGTGCGCCGAATTCGTAGGCGCGCTTGACGTCTGCCTGCCACGCCGCCCCCGTCGCGGACACGTCGGAGAGCTTCCGGCTGGGGTCGACGGACTCGTGGACCTCACCCGCTGTCGCCTCGGTGACGCCGTCCTGGCCGGCCAGCAGCACCAGGCCGGCAACGTCGGCGTCGACCGCACGCGGCGTCTGCGGCGGCAGCGCGACGGTGGCGATCAGCTCACCGGACGCCAATCCCGCGCAGCGCTCGTCTTCGGCAAGCAATACCGGTGCCACGGCGATGGATTCGGCCACCGGTCCCGGCACGCACCAACGCCCGAGGCGCTCGATGGCGACGACGAGATCGACCGAATGGGCCTCGATGCCGTCGAATTTCTCCGGGACGGCCAGGGCGGTGACGCCGAGGTTGGCCAGCTGCTCCCACACCTTGCGGCCCGGTGCGGTATCGCCCGCGGACCACGCGCGCACCGCGCCGGGCAGATCCGCGGCGCCGAGCGCGGCGTCGATGCTGGCCGCGAAGTCACGCTGCTGTTCGTCTAGCGCAAATTTCACTTCTTGCCCCCGGACTTCTCGCGCGGCAGGCCCAGCAACCGCTCGGAGATGATGTTGCGCTGAATCTCGTTGGTGCCGGCGTAGATCGGGCCACCCAACGCGAACAGCAGGCCCTCGGTCCAGCGGCCGGTGAGCTCGCCGTCCGCGGCGAGCAGGTCGAGCGCGGTCTGGTGCAGTTCGACGTCGAGGTCAGACCAGAACACCTTGGTCACCGACGATTCGGCGCCCAGCTCGCCGCCGAGCGCCAGCCGCGTCACCGTGCCGAAGGTCTGCAGCCGGTAGGCCTGGGCCTTGATCCAGCCGTCGGCGACCCGGTCGGCGAACGCGTCGGGTGAGCCGCTGTCCTTCCACAGCTGCACCAGCCGCTCCGCGGTGGCCAGGAAGCGGGCCGGGCTGCGCAATGACATGCCGCGCTCGTTGCTCGACGTGCTCATGGCCGCGCGCCAGCCCTCGTGCGGGGTGCCGATCACGTCCTCGTCGGGCACGAACACGTCATCGAGGAAGATCTCGCCGAACCCGGTGTCGCCGCCCAGCTGGACGATGGGCCGCACCGTGACGCCCTTGGCCTTCAGGTCGAACATGAAGTAGGTCAGCCCGTTGTGCCGCTCGGCGCCGGGATCGGAGCGGAACAGCCCAAAACCGCGCTCGGCGAACGGTGCCCGCGAGCTCCAGATCTTCTGCCCGTTGAGCAGCCAGCCGCCGTCGGTCTGGGTGGCGGTGGACCGCAGCGACGCCAGGTCGCTGCCGGACTCGGGCTCCGACCACGCCTGCGCCCAAATCTCCTCGCCGCTGGCCATTTTCGGCAGGATGCGCATCCGCTGTTCCTCGGTGCCGTGTGCGAACAGCGTCGGTGCCAGCATCGAGGTGCCGTTGGCGCTGGCCCGGCCCGGCGCGCCGGCCCGGAAGTACTCCTCCTCGAACACCACCCAGTGCAGCAACGGCGCGTCACGGCCCCCGTACTTCTTCGGCCAGTTGATCACCGAGAGCCCGGCGTCGAACAGCACGCGGTCCCACTGCCGGTGCTGGTCGAAGCCTTCGGTGTTGTCGTACGACTTCGTCGGGATCGAATCGGCGTTGGCCGACAGGAATTCCCGCACCTCGGCCCGGAAGGCCAGGGTGTCTTCATCGAGGTCCAGATCCATCAGTCCTGCTCTCGCAGTTGGGGTTTGACCACCTTGCCGCCCGCATTGCGCGGCAACGCGTCGACGAACCGTACCGACCGCGGTGCCTTGAAGTTCGCCAGATGCTCACGGGTGTAAGCGATCACGGATTGCTCGTCGAGTTGGGCATCGGGCCGGGTCACCAGGTACGCCCGGCCCACTTCGCCGAGCCGCTCGTCGGGAACCCCGATCACGGCGGCGTCGGCCACACCGTCCATGCGGGCCAGCACCTGCTCGACCTCGGCGGGATAGACGTTGAATCCGCCGCAGATGTACATGTCTTTCAGCCGGTCGGTGATCCGCAGGTTGCCGGCGGCGTCGACGGCGCCGATGTCACCGGTGTGCAGCCACCCGTCGGCGTCGATGGCGGCCGCGGTGGCCTCCGGGTCTTCCAGGTAGCCCAGCATCACGTTCGGCCCGCGCAGCAACACCTCGCCCGATTCCCCGGCTGAGTCGGCGTCGATGCGCAGTTCGAAATCGGCGAACGGGCGTCCGCAGGTGGTGGCCACGGTGATGGCGTCGTCGTCGGCGCGGCACATGGTCCCCATGCCGTTGGCCTCGGTCAGCCCGTAGGCGGTCAGCACGATGTCGATGTCGAGTTCGGATTGCATGCGTTCGACGAGCACGACCGGCACGGTCGCGGCGCCGGTCACCGCGAACCGCAGTGAGCTCAGGTCGTAATCGTTGCGCGCCGGGTGGTCCAGCAGCGTCTGGTAGATGGTGGGCGGCCCCGGCAGCACCGTGATGCGGTGTAGCTCAATGGCTTGCAGCGCGCGCAGCGGGTCGAAGGTCAGGTGGGGGATCAGCGTCGCGCCGGTCTGCAGGCAGGCCAGGATGCCCGCCTTGTAACCGAAGTTGTGAAAGAACGGGTTGATGCACAGGTAGCGGTCGTCACTGGTGATCTTGCCGTTGGCCGCCCAGGCCGCCGAGGC
This window harbors:
- a CDS encoding acyl-CoA dehydrogenase family protein, whose protein sequence is MKFALDEQQRDFAASIDAALGAADLPGAVRAWSAGDTAPGRKVWEQLANLGVTALAVPEKFDGIEAHSVDLVVAIERLGRWCVPGPVAESIAVAPVLLAEDERCAGLASGELIATVALPPQTPRAVDADVAGLVLLAGQDGVTEATAGEVHESVDPSRKLSDVSATGAAWQADVKRAYEFGALATAAQLIGAAEALRDGAVDYAKQRTQFGRVIGSYQAIKHKLADVHIAIELARPLVYGAALTMDPRDVSAAKAAASEAGLLAARSALQTHGAIGFTQEHDLSLLLLRVQALRSAWGTPAGHRRRVLEAL
- the ipdE2 gene encoding acyl-CoA dehydrogenase IpdE2, which encodes MTEERELLRETVAALVAKHAGPAAVRAAMESDRGYDESLWQLLCEQVGAAALVIPEELGGAGGELADAAAVLQELGRALVPSPLLGTTLAELALLSATEPDAATLEDLAEGASIGALVLDADYVVNGDVADVVVAVEDGKVSRWTRFGAEAVTTMDPTRRLARLTAEETESIGTDPGLADRAAVLLAAEQIGAAERCLELTVGYAKDRVQFGRPIGSFQALKHRMADLYVIVAAAKTVVADACDDPTSTNAAAARLAATEALNTVAAEGIQLHGGIAITWEHDMHLYFKRAHGSAHLLESSQDLLKRLASEVLKTP
- a CDS encoding pyridoxal phosphate-dependent aminotransferase, with protein sequence MTDRVSLRAGIPPFYVMDVWLAAAERQRSHGDLVNLSAGQPSVGAPEPVRAAAAAAVHSNELGYSVSLGTPELRAAIAADYQRQHGLDVEPDAVVITTGSSGGFLLTFLACFDVGDRVALASPGYPCYRNILSALGCEVVEIPCGPETRFQPTAQMLAELDPPVQGVIVASPANPTGTVIEPAELAAIASWCDATGARLISDEVYHGLVYEGAPQTSCAWQTSRNAVVVNSFSKYYAMTGWRLGWLLVPPELRRAVDCLTGNFTICPPVLSQLAAVAAFTPEATAEADGHLHHYATNRSLVLNGLRSIGIERLAPTDGAFYVYADVSEFTDDSMEFCSKLLAETGVAIAPGIDFDTTRGNSYVRLSFAGPTNDIEEAMRRLGPWLSAR
- a CDS encoding arylamine N-acetyltransferase family protein, producing MTLDLDGYFDRINYRGAPEPTLEVLQELMTAHTGSIPFENLDPLMGVPVDDLSPEALTDKLVRRRRGGYCYEQNGLMGYVLTEIGFRVRRLAGRVVWMLPPDTPLGAQTHTVLAVTFPGSQGSFLVDVGFGGQTLTSPIRFQTGNTQQTTHEPYRLNDRGDGLVLQALVRDEWQPLYIFGTNTVPQVDLRVGSWYVSTHPSSIFVTGLMVARTTEDARYNLAGRNLTIHRADGSEKIRLDDAAAVVDVLGERFGIDLTGIGDRGALEARIAQVLDA
- a CDS encoding acyl-CoA dehydrogenase family protein — translated: MDLDLDEDTLAFRAEVREFLSANADSIPTKSYDNTEGFDQHRQWDRVLFDAGLSVINWPKKYGGRDAPLLHWVVFEEEYFRAGAPGRASANGTSMLAPTLFAHGTEEQRMRILPKMASGEEIWAQAWSEPESGSDLASLRSTATQTDGGWLLNGQKIWSSRAPFAERGFGLFRSDPGAERHNGLTYFMFDLKAKGVTVRPIVQLGGDTGFGEIFLDDVFVPDEDVIGTPHEGWRAAMSTSSNERGMSLRSPARFLATAERLVQLWKDSGSPDAFADRVADGWIKAQAYRLQTFGTVTRLALGGELGAESSVTKVFWSDLDVELHQTALDLLAADGELTGRWTEGLLFALGGPIYAGTNEIQRNIISERLLGLPREKSGGKK
- the fadD3 gene encoding 3-((3aS,4S,7aS)-7a-methyl-1,5-dioxo-octahydro-1H-inden-4-yl)propanoate--CoA ligase FadD3; its protein translation is MTNDPRTVPAALDRFAGRLPDHDALITDERSFTAAALRDEVHRAAAALIDLGVRAGDRVAVWSPNTWHWVVACLAIHHAGAAMVPLNTRYTAAEACDILARTNAPVLFGMGRFLGHDRLADLDRAALPALRYIVRIPIDADDGTWDEFVARGSDLDAVAARASAVAPDDVSDILFTSGTTGRSKGVLCAHRQSLSASAAWAANGKITSDDRYLCINPFFHNFGYKAGILACLQTGATLIPHLTFDPLRALQAIELHRITVLPGPPTIYQTLLDHPARNDYDLSSLRFAVTGAATVPVVLVERMQSELDIDIVLTAYGLTEANGMGTMCRADDDAITVATTCGRPFADFELRIDADSAGESGEVLLRGPNVMLGYLEDPEATAAAIDADGWLHTGDIGAVDAAGNLRITDRLKDMYICGGFNVYPAEVEQVLARMDGVADAAVIGVPDERLGEVGRAYLVTRPDAQLDEQSVIAYTREHLANFKAPRSVRFVDALPRNAGGKVVKPQLREQD
- a CDS encoding CHAD domain-containing protein: MHATAPSQGRTARGTRTLGDYLNTQIDRTEAGDLALRHGEDDDTIHDTRVAIRRLRSTLRVFAKALDASEIEGMETELKWFAGLLGDVRDCQVQRARFDQVLDGMPDELILGPVKSRIGDHFASIELPARKHIDETMESARYQSMMAALRRWRAEPPIAGAVAAAALRQRARRAQRKADRRLAAALESGDAAMLHRARKAAKRARYAAELCDPLGKRNRAKRTIKRYKRIQSTLGDHQDCVVAAEALRRMGLAAGTTVGENGFTFGMMYAREQQIARQCRHDARRL